The Chaetodon trifascialis isolate fChaTrf1 chromosome 17, fChaTrf1.hap1, whole genome shotgun sequence genome has a segment encoding these proteins:
- the tent4a gene encoding terminal nucleotidyltransferase 4A isoform X1, with translation MDPRVAWIQPEQKGPANALWMHVWETSQGVRTLSAQQQLHNQNHNQCVNYAALDVLKNVATAVASGKSVCSSNGNAAASLSNGSSHHSIMNGTTTIHGTAMSSLGIALSIGNVHSSFGPANTADPGEGKNMPQKTGSVSSSSCSQESGTDNPPSSCSLERTMGGNVTGSMNKNVGGANLLFSVSDNIDNNVNLYHQHHRHLQEHPAFNFQQICVKRHQVLPSVPVNHTHNHHPGRRKSDNKASTYGMNYLLSNYTNGNYASTWTPWKTRKYNPGVLGLHEEVMDFYNFMSPRPEEAAMRKEVVNRIEMIIKELWPTADVQIFGSFSTGLYLPTSDIDLVVFGKWERPPLQELEQALRKHNVAEPFSIKVLDKATVPIIKLTDQETEVKVDISFNVETGVKAASFIKDYVKMYPVLPYLIFVLKQFLLQRDLNEVFTGGISSYSLILMVISFLQLHPRIDARNPNENLGVLLIEFFELYGRHFNYLKTGIRIKNGGAYIAKEEIMKAMTNGYRPSMLCIEDPLLPGNDVGRGSYGAMHVKQVLDYAYTVLSHAVSPLARSYPNKDSESTLGRIIRLTQEVIDYREWIIKKWGGRDLARTDNRVSPPKEPAAEQEPCVLSGGVGSEEQQRDSVSPHSADSPMSISSPQQHSSASSVSSLSGSDNDSDSTLPCPIPPPALPPYPSFPPLGLALPPGLSMGTSKPGMGGHHLLMPPGSQARVSLPGGLAMHSIPGRQVCIDTGLPPFFHMPPPAHAHAPAPSSPQPPPSPHSSHTHKNGAKFNVKGFHNPPLVNNPVLANRGHTHAHTHTQYHRNTWRRRKRDSLPVSLSR, from the exons ATGGATCCGAGGGTAGCTTGGATTCAGCCCGAACAGAAAGGACCTGCGAACGCCTTATGGATGCACGTCTGGGAGACTTCTCAGGGAGTACGGACACTCTccgctcagcagcagctccacaatCAAAACCACAACCAGTGCGTGAATTACGCCGCGTTggatgttttaaaaaatgtggcGACCGCGGTGGCATCGGGCAAGAGCGTTTGCAGCAGCAACGGCAACGCTGCTGCCAGTCTGAGCAACGGCAGCAGCCATCACAGCATCATGAACGGCACTACTACTATTCACGGCACTGCGATGTCCTCGCTGGGGATAGCGCTCTCCATCGGGAACGTACATAGCTCCTTTGGCCCAGCAAACACCGCCGATCCAGGTGAGGGAAAAAACATGCCTCAGAAGACGGGATCTGTCTCCTCCTCGTCGTGCTCGCAGGAATCCGGGACGGACAACCCCCCTTCCAGCTGCTCACTTGAAAGGACTATGGGTGGAAATGTAACGGGCAGCATGAATAAAAACGTCGGGGGTGCCAATCTGCTTTTCAGCGTGAGCGACAACATTGACAATAATGTCAACCTTTACCACCAACATCACCGTCACCTACAGGAGCACCCGGCTTTCAATTTCCAGCAGATTTGCGTGAAGCGCCATCAGGTTCTCCCCTCTGTACctgtaaatcacacacacaatcaccaCCCAGGCCGAAGGAAAAGTGACAACAAAGCGAGCACTTATGGGATGAATTACTTGCTTTCAAACTACACTAATGGCAATTATGCGAGCACTTGGACGCCCTGGAAGACGAGGAAGTACAACCCCGGGGTCCTCGG ACTCCACGAGGAGGTGATGGACTTCTACAACTTCATGTCTCCTCGGCCGGAGGAAGCAGCAATGAGGAAGGAGGTGGTTAACCGGATAGAGATGATCATCAAGGAGCTGTGGCCCACTGCAGAT GTCCAGATATTTGGCAGCTTCAGCACCGGCCTGTACCTGCCAACAAG TGACATTGACCTGGTGGTGTTTGGGAAGTGGGAGCGCCCCCCGCTGCAAGAGCTGGAACAAGCTCTCCGCAAGCATAATGTGGCAGAGCCGTTCTCCATCAAAGTGCTGGACAAGGCTACA gtGCCAATCATCAAGCTGACAGACCAGGAGACCGAGGTGAAGGTGGACATCAGTTTCAACGTGGAGACTGGAGTCAAGGCTGCAAGCTTCATTAAAGATTATGTCAAG ATGTATCCAGTGCTGCCTTACCTGATCTTTGTGCTGAAGcagtttctgctgcagagagatCTGAACGAAGTCTTCACCGGGGGAATCAGCTCGTACAGCCTCATCCTCATGGTCATCAGCTTCCTGCAG CTCCATCCTCGCATCGACGCCAGAAACCCCAATGAGAATTTGGGCGTGTTGCTGATCGAGTTCTTTGAGCTGTATGGCCGCCATTTCAACTACTTGAAAACAGGGATTCGCATCAAAAACGGAGGCGCTTACATAGCCAAAGAGGAGATCATGAAGGCCATGACCAACGGATACAGACCATCCATGCTCTGCATAGAGGACCCGCTGCttccag GTAATGATGTGGGGAGGGGTTCCTATGGTGCCATGCACGTCAAGCAGGTGCTTGACTATGCCTACACTGTCCTGAGTCACGCCGTGTCCCCGCTTGCACGGTCGTATCCCAACAAAGACTCTGAAAG CACCTTGGGCAGGATAATCAGGTTGACCCAGGAAGTGATTGACTACAGGGAATGGATCATTAAGAAGTGGGGGGGCAGGGATCTCGCTCGAACAGACAACAGAG tttcaCCTCCCAAGGAGCCGGCGGCAGAGCAGGAGCCCTGTGTGCTCAGCGGTGGTGTCGGGtcggaggagcagcagagggactCGGTGTCGCCCCACAGCGCAGACTCCCCCATGTCCATCTCCAGTCCCCAGCagcactcctcagcctcctctgtctcctcgcTGTCCGGATCAGACAAC GACTCTGATTCAACGCTGCCGTGTCCCATCCCTCCGCCAGCCCTGCCCCCGTACCCGTCTTTCCCGCCTCTGGGCCTGGCTCTACCACCAGGCCTCAGCATGGGCACCAGCAAGCCCGGCATGGGAGGACACCATCTCCTCATGCCTCCAGGCTCACAG gcTCGCGTCTCACTGCCCGGTGGTCTAGCCATGCACTCCATACCTGGCAGACAGGTGTGTATAGACACCGGGCTCCCCCCCTTCTTCCACATGCCCCCCCCAGCCCATGCTCATGCCCCTGCCCCCTCCAGCCCCCAGCCTCCGCCCAGCCCCCActccagccacacacacaag aACGGAGCCAAGTTCAACGTGAAGGGCTTCCACAACCCGCCGCTGGTCAATAACCCCGTTCTGGCTAAccgtggacacacacatgctcacacgcacacacagtaccaCCGCAACACTTGGCGACGTAGAAAGAGGGACAGCCTCCCAGTTAGCCTCAGCAGATAG
- the tent4a gene encoding terminal nucleotidyltransferase 4A isoform X2, with product MDPRVAWIQPEQKGPANALWMHVWETSQGVRTLSAQQQLHNQNHNQCVNYAALDVLKNVATAVASGKSVCSSNGNAAASLSNGSSHHSIMNGTTTIHGTAMSSLGIALSIGNVHSSFGPANTADPGEGKNMPQKTGSVSSSSCSQESGTDNPPSSCSLERTMGGNVTGSMNKNVGGANLLFSVSDNIDNNVNLYHQHHRHLQEHPAFNFQQICVKRHQVLPSVPVNHTHNHHPGRRKSDNKASTYGMNYLLSNYTNGNYASTWTPWKTRKYNPGVLGLHEEVMDFYNFMSPRPEEAAMRKEVVNRIEMIIKELWPTADVQIFGSFSTGLYLPTSDIDLVVFGKWERPPLQELEQALRKHNVAEPFSIKVLDKATVPIIKLTDQETEVKVDISFNVETGVKAASFIKDYVKMYPVLPYLIFVLKQFLLQRDLNEVFTGGISSYSLILMVISFLQLHPRIDARNPNENLGVLLIEFFELYGRHFNYLKTGIRIKNGGAYIAKEEIMKAMTNGYRPSMLCIEDPLLPGNDVGRGSYGAMHVKQVLDYAYTVLSHAVSPLARSYPNKDSESTLGRIIRLTQEVIDYREWIIKKWGGRDLARTDNRVSPPKEPAAEQEPCVLSGGVGSEEQQRDSVSPHSADSPMSISSPQQHSSASSVSSLSGSDNDSDSTLPCPIPPPALPPYPSFPPLGLALPPGLSMGTSKPGMGGHHLLMPPGSQARVSLPGGLAMHSIPGRQNGAKFNVKGFHNPPLVNNPVLANRGHTHAHTHTQYHRNTWRRRKRDSLPVSLSR from the exons ATGGATCCGAGGGTAGCTTGGATTCAGCCCGAACAGAAAGGACCTGCGAACGCCTTATGGATGCACGTCTGGGAGACTTCTCAGGGAGTACGGACACTCTccgctcagcagcagctccacaatCAAAACCACAACCAGTGCGTGAATTACGCCGCGTTggatgttttaaaaaatgtggcGACCGCGGTGGCATCGGGCAAGAGCGTTTGCAGCAGCAACGGCAACGCTGCTGCCAGTCTGAGCAACGGCAGCAGCCATCACAGCATCATGAACGGCACTACTACTATTCACGGCACTGCGATGTCCTCGCTGGGGATAGCGCTCTCCATCGGGAACGTACATAGCTCCTTTGGCCCAGCAAACACCGCCGATCCAGGTGAGGGAAAAAACATGCCTCAGAAGACGGGATCTGTCTCCTCCTCGTCGTGCTCGCAGGAATCCGGGACGGACAACCCCCCTTCCAGCTGCTCACTTGAAAGGACTATGGGTGGAAATGTAACGGGCAGCATGAATAAAAACGTCGGGGGTGCCAATCTGCTTTTCAGCGTGAGCGACAACATTGACAATAATGTCAACCTTTACCACCAACATCACCGTCACCTACAGGAGCACCCGGCTTTCAATTTCCAGCAGATTTGCGTGAAGCGCCATCAGGTTCTCCCCTCTGTACctgtaaatcacacacacaatcaccaCCCAGGCCGAAGGAAAAGTGACAACAAAGCGAGCACTTATGGGATGAATTACTTGCTTTCAAACTACACTAATGGCAATTATGCGAGCACTTGGACGCCCTGGAAGACGAGGAAGTACAACCCCGGGGTCCTCGG ACTCCACGAGGAGGTGATGGACTTCTACAACTTCATGTCTCCTCGGCCGGAGGAAGCAGCAATGAGGAAGGAGGTGGTTAACCGGATAGAGATGATCATCAAGGAGCTGTGGCCCACTGCAGAT GTCCAGATATTTGGCAGCTTCAGCACCGGCCTGTACCTGCCAACAAG TGACATTGACCTGGTGGTGTTTGGGAAGTGGGAGCGCCCCCCGCTGCAAGAGCTGGAACAAGCTCTCCGCAAGCATAATGTGGCAGAGCCGTTCTCCATCAAAGTGCTGGACAAGGCTACA gtGCCAATCATCAAGCTGACAGACCAGGAGACCGAGGTGAAGGTGGACATCAGTTTCAACGTGGAGACTGGAGTCAAGGCTGCAAGCTTCATTAAAGATTATGTCAAG ATGTATCCAGTGCTGCCTTACCTGATCTTTGTGCTGAAGcagtttctgctgcagagagatCTGAACGAAGTCTTCACCGGGGGAATCAGCTCGTACAGCCTCATCCTCATGGTCATCAGCTTCCTGCAG CTCCATCCTCGCATCGACGCCAGAAACCCCAATGAGAATTTGGGCGTGTTGCTGATCGAGTTCTTTGAGCTGTATGGCCGCCATTTCAACTACTTGAAAACAGGGATTCGCATCAAAAACGGAGGCGCTTACATAGCCAAAGAGGAGATCATGAAGGCCATGACCAACGGATACAGACCATCCATGCTCTGCATAGAGGACCCGCTGCttccag GTAATGATGTGGGGAGGGGTTCCTATGGTGCCATGCACGTCAAGCAGGTGCTTGACTATGCCTACACTGTCCTGAGTCACGCCGTGTCCCCGCTTGCACGGTCGTATCCCAACAAAGACTCTGAAAG CACCTTGGGCAGGATAATCAGGTTGACCCAGGAAGTGATTGACTACAGGGAATGGATCATTAAGAAGTGGGGGGGCAGGGATCTCGCTCGAACAGACAACAGAG tttcaCCTCCCAAGGAGCCGGCGGCAGAGCAGGAGCCCTGTGTGCTCAGCGGTGGTGTCGGGtcggaggagcagcagagggactCGGTGTCGCCCCACAGCGCAGACTCCCCCATGTCCATCTCCAGTCCCCAGCagcactcctcagcctcctctgtctcctcgcTGTCCGGATCAGACAAC GACTCTGATTCAACGCTGCCGTGTCCCATCCCTCCGCCAGCCCTGCCCCCGTACCCGTCTTTCCCGCCTCTGGGCCTGGCTCTACCACCAGGCCTCAGCATGGGCACCAGCAAGCCCGGCATGGGAGGACACCATCTCCTCATGCCTCCAGGCTCACAG gcTCGCGTCTCACTGCCCGGTGGTCTAGCCATGCACTCCATACCTGGCAGACAG aACGGAGCCAAGTTCAACGTGAAGGGCTTCCACAACCCGCCGCTGGTCAATAACCCCGTTCTGGCTAAccgtggacacacacatgctcacacgcacacacagtaccaCCGCAACACTTGGCGACGTAGAAAGAGGGACAGCCTCCCAGTTAGCCTCAGCAGATAG